A window of Chloracidobacterium sp. N contains these coding sequences:
- a CDS encoding hybrid sensor histidine kinase/response regulator, protein MEEFVATPSVGLNRRVLVVDDEAEIRLFFKDFLSDCQVCTAADGSEVAPLLASFRPHLVITDLRMPRQGGLAVIELVKAHDPAIEVLMITGYGRIEEAVEAMKLGASDFIPKPFEVEQMHLAIEKCFERVKLRQQNTALQEANRELQRLTELKEKFLRMTSHELRGPLTILQGYCDLLAVMADSPDDVREARVAMQAAISNLTTIVQNLTLLMTTTTDHLPISCQPFDVAALVRTTLEEIKVHARHRQHQYHLAGPEHLPAVGDALRVTQVLRELLFNAVKFTPDHGNIHVRLTSDEPYFTIEIEDNGIGMAAHEVAVAFESFYEVASSQYHSTSRTNFKGGGLGIGLTLVRDVVTAYGGRVSIVSEPGKGTTVTVRFPRDKTPVADLNLNQTGETT, encoded by the coding sequence ATGGAAGAATTTGTCGCCACCCCGTCAGTTGGGCTGAACCGCCGGGTGCTCGTCGTGGATGACGAGGCTGAAATCCGGCTTTTCTTCAAGGACTTTCTCAGTGACTGCCAGGTGTGCACGGCGGCGGATGGCAGTGAGGTGGCGCCGCTGCTGGCGAGCTTCCGGCCCCACCTGGTCATCACCGACCTGCGCATGCCACGCCAGGGGGGGCTGGCTGTCATCGAACTCGTCAAGGCCCATGACCCGGCCATCGAGGTGCTGATGATTACCGGCTATGGACGTATCGAGGAAGCCGTCGAGGCCATGAAACTCGGTGCCAGTGACTTCATTCCCAAGCCCTTCGAGGTGGAGCAGATGCATCTGGCTATCGAGAAGTGCTTTGAGCGGGTGAAGCTGCGCCAGCAGAACACCGCCCTGCAGGAGGCCAACCGGGAACTGCAACGCCTGACGGAACTCAAGGAGAAATTTCTCCGCATGACGAGCCACGAACTGCGGGGGCCGCTGACCATTCTCCAGGGCTACTGTGATTTGCTGGCAGTGATGGCCGACTCGCCCGACGATGTCCGGGAAGCCCGTGTGGCCATGCAGGCAGCTATCTCGAACCTCACCACCATCGTCCAGAACCTCACGCTGCTGATGACGACCACCACCGATCACCTGCCCATCAGTTGCCAGCCGTTTGATGTCGCGGCCCTGGTACGGACCACGCTCGAAGAAATCAAGGTTCACGCCCGGCATCGCCAGCACCAGTATCATCTGGCCGGGCCGGAACACCTGCCGGCGGTGGGCGATGCCCTGCGCGTGACCCAGGTTCTGCGGGAGTTGCTCTTCAATGCCGTCAAGTTCACCCCTGACCACGGAAACATCCACGTCCGGCTAACCTCCGATGAGCCATATTTCACCATCGAGATTGAGGACAATGGGATTGGTATGGCTGCCCATGAAGTGGCTGTCGCTTTTGAATCGTTTTATGAAGTAGCCAGTTCGCAGTACCACAGCACTTCCCGTACCAACTTCAAGGGCGGTGGCCTGGGCATCGGCCTGACCCTCGTGCGGGATGTCGTGACGGCCTATGGCGGCCGGGTGTCCATTGTCAGTGAGCCGGGGAAGGGCACGACCGTGACCGTCCGGTTTCCGCGCGACAAAACCCCGGTAGCGGATTTGAACCTGAATCAGACCGGGGAAACCACGTGA
- the bchG gene encoding (bacterio)chlorophyll synthase, which produces MPSSDAAATSPLLQTLLNHVQLLDPVTWLGPWQCFCCGVLATGLRLSDLTLLDGVKFFLACGLIGPLLTGFSQSINDYFDRHLDAINDPERPIPSGRISLSAARANFTLTGLLALGNMSLLYVITGSLLILILGIAGLFLAYAYSAPGFRLKENGWLGTTSVGIGYCLVPWLLAAHLFSREPGFPSFHLALGVVNALVAMGLITMNDFKSIEGDRKNNLRTLPVLYGERGAMLIAFAEINLAQVIFVITCLLFGYVTIGWLGIAFFVPQLVQQVQLYRAPNDSRLLESIGRNAAGRSLVSQSQSGAHPGFIRFLVGSNLLTVTALTAVSIVHGYWH; this is translated from the coding sequence GTGCCGTCCTCGGACGCCGCGGCCACCTCCCCCCTGCTGCAAACGCTGCTGAACCATGTGCAACTCCTCGACCCGGTCACCTGGCTCGGTCCCTGGCAGTGCTTCTGCTGTGGGGTGCTGGCCACAGGGTTGCGCCTGTCAGACCTGACGCTGCTGGATGGCGTCAAATTCTTTCTCGCCTGCGGACTCATTGGGCCCCTGCTGACCGGCTTCAGTCAGTCCATCAACGACTATTTCGACCGCCATCTCGACGCCATCAACGACCCGGAGCGTCCCATTCCATCGGGCCGGATTTCCCTTTCGGCGGCCCGCGCCAACTTCACCCTGACGGGCCTTCTGGCGCTGGGCAACATGTCCCTGCTCTATGTCATCACCGGCAGTCTGCTGATCCTGATTCTGGGGATTGCCGGGCTGTTTCTGGCCTATGCCTACAGCGCGCCGGGGTTCCGGCTGAAGGAAAACGGCTGGCTGGGAACGACTTCCGTCGGCATTGGATACTGTCTGGTGCCCTGGCTGCTGGCGGCGCATCTGTTTTCGCGGGAGCCAGGCTTTCCATCGTTTCACCTGGCGTTGGGGGTGGTCAATGCCCTGGTGGCCATGGGGCTCATCACCATGAACGACTTCAAATCCATCGAGGGGGACCGCAAAAACAACCTCAGAACGCTCCCGGTGCTGTATGGCGAGCGTGGGGCCATGCTCATTGCCTTTGCCGAAATCAACCTGGCGCAGGTCATCTTTGTCATCACCTGTCTTCTCTTTGGCTATGTCACCATCGGCTGGCTTGGCATAGCCTTCTTCGTTCCCCAGCTTGTTCAGCAGGTACAGCTCTACCGTGCGCCAAACGACAGCCGGCTGCTGGAGAGCATCGGCCGCAATGCCGCCGGGCGGTCACTTGTCAGCCAGAGTCAGTCCGGGGCGCATCCGGGTTTCATCCGGTTTCTCGTCGGGAGTAACCTGCTTACGGTCACGGCCCTGACGGCAGTGTCCATCGTCCATGGGTACTGGCACTAA
- the coaBC gene encoding bifunctional phosphopantothenoylcysteine decarboxylase/phosphopantothenate--cysteine ligase CoaBC — translation MTKHITLGVTGCIGAYKAILVLRGLQQLGATVEVVMTEAATRFIQPLTFQALSGKPVYTSHWGRDDDTDIAHIALAQRTHALVIAPATANSLARLAHGIADDFLSTVYLAATCPTFVAPAMNVEMWRHPATQENLARLRARGVHILEPEAGFLACGMVGEGRLADPDRIVDAVWSYLAAAPGPATPGGIPRDLTGDHVLVTAGPTIEDIDPVRYLTNRSSGKMGYAVARAAQARGATVTLVSGPTRLTPPEGVETIAVRSTREMYGAVLRCLPAATMVIKAAAVCDYRPRQVAVEKLKKTLSPLRQLDLEPTEDILAAVGAQKGSRFVVGFAAETGWSREAALEKLRRKGADLLVFNDVTESGAGFDTDTNRATFVLSTGETRTLPLMTKDELAHEILNVARQQRPVAHPPTPECQMLERM, via the coding sequence ATGACCAAGCACATCACTCTGGGCGTCACCGGATGTATCGGCGCCTACAAGGCGATTCTGGTGTTGCGTGGCCTGCAACAGCTTGGCGCCACGGTCGAGGTTGTCATGACCGAGGCGGCGACGCGCTTCATCCAGCCGCTGACCTTTCAGGCGCTTTCCGGGAAGCCCGTCTATACGTCGCACTGGGGACGCGACGACGATACCGACATTGCTCACATTGCCCTGGCCCAGCGTACTCATGCGCTGGTGATAGCCCCGGCTACGGCCAACAGCCTCGCCAGGCTGGCCCACGGTATCGCCGATGATTTTTTGTCAACGGTCTATCTGGCGGCGACCTGTCCGACCTTTGTGGCCCCGGCGATGAATGTGGAGATGTGGCGGCACCCGGCTACGCAGGAAAACCTGGCCCGGTTGCGGGCGCGTGGCGTCCACATCCTTGAACCGGAAGCCGGGTTTCTGGCCTGTGGCATGGTGGGCGAAGGGCGGCTGGCTGACCCGGACCGTATCGTTGATGCCGTGTGGTCCTATCTGGCGGCAGCCCCTGGACCGGCAACGCCCGGCGGCATTCCACGTGACCTGACCGGCGACCACGTTTTGGTGACGGCCGGACCGACCATCGAGGACATCGACCCCGTCCGCTACCTGACGAACCGCTCTTCGGGGAAGATGGGCTACGCCGTGGCGCGGGCCGCGCAGGCGCGTGGTGCGACGGTGACGCTTGTCAGTGGGCCGACGCGACTGACCCCGCCGGAAGGCGTGGAAACCATTGCGGTTCGCTCCACCCGCGAGATGTATGGTGCCGTGCTGCGGTGTCTGCCGGCGGCGACGATGGTCATCAAGGCCGCTGCGGTCTGCGACTACCGTCCCCGGCAGGTGGCGGTCGAAAAGCTGAAAAAGACTCTGTCCCCGCTGCGCCAGCTCGACCTCGAACCGACCGAAGACATCCTTGCCGCGGTTGGCGCGCAGAAGGGGTCCCGCTTCGTCGTCGGCTTTGCTGCCGAAACCGGCTGGTCGCGGGAGGCCGCCCTGGAAAAGCTCCGGCGCAAAGGCGCTGACCTTCTGGTGTTCAACGATGTCACCGAGTCCGGCGCCGGGTTTGATACCGACACCAACCGGGCCACCTTTGTTCTGTCCACGGGCGAAACCCGGACCCTTCCGCTGATGACCAAGGATGAACTGGCCCACGAAATTCTGAACGTGGCGCGCCAGCAGCGGCCGGTGGCTCACCCCCCGACGCCGGAGTGCCAGATGCTGGAGCGTATGTGA
- the glpX gene encoding class II fructose-bisphosphatase, which translates to MSTEASETRFSHLSKEFLHVVEVAAIAAARTMGFGQRKQSDRAAVEAMRESMRTVRMNGRIVIGEGERDKAPMLYIGERVGAGAELPDDDETFPAVDIAVDPLEGTNLCATGAANAIAVLAAAERGGLLHAPDMYMNKLVVGPAARGKLDIDAPVAENLKILSACLRRAVTDLVVSVLDRPRHARLIADLREAGARIQLISDGDLSAGISAAVGGSGVHAVMGIGGAPEGVLTAAAMKCLNGEIQARFVLKDQLHAEDHTKVTEDSETLARMQAMGIDDPARVYRTDDLAPGKHIIFAMTGVTNGTVLRGVRFFGEGKRTSSLLMTTCPHTVRLVDTVHVEGGPDTVIRL; encoded by the coding sequence ATGTCCACTGAAGCCAGTGAAACCAGGTTTTCCCACCTCTCCAAGGAGTTTCTCCATGTGGTGGAAGTTGCGGCCATCGCCGCGGCGCGCACCATGGGGTTTGGCCAAAGAAAGCAGTCCGACCGCGCCGCCGTCGAAGCCATGCGCGAGTCCATGCGTACGGTGCGCATGAACGGACGGATTGTGATTGGCGAAGGCGAACGCGACAAAGCCCCGATGCTCTACATCGGCGAGCGCGTCGGCGCCGGGGCCGAACTTCCCGATGATGATGAGACCTTCCCCGCCGTGGATATTGCGGTTGATCCACTTGAAGGAACGAATCTCTGCGCCACTGGCGCGGCCAATGCCATTGCCGTTCTGGCAGCGGCTGAGCGCGGGGGGCTGCTCCATGCCCCCGACATGTACATGAACAAACTCGTCGTTGGGCCCGCTGCCAGGGGAAAGCTTGACATTGACGCCCCGGTGGCCGAGAACCTCAAAATTCTCTCGGCCTGCCTGCGGCGGGCGGTCACCGATCTCGTCGTCTCGGTACTCGACCGTCCGCGCCACGCCAGGCTCATCGCCGACCTCCGGGAGGCCGGGGCCCGGATTCAGCTCATTTCCGATGGCGACCTGTCGGCCGGCATCAGTGCCGCCGTGGGTGGTTCCGGCGTCCATGCCGTCATGGGCATTGGTGGGGCCCCGGAGGGTGTCCTGACCGCCGCCGCCATGAAGTGCCTCAATGGTGAAATCCAGGCGCGCTTCGTGCTCAAGGACCAGCTCCACGCCGAAGACCACACCAAAGTCACGGAAGACAGTGAAACGCTCGCCCGCATGCAGGCCATGGGGATTGACGACCCGGCGCGGGTCTATCGGACGGATGACCTGGCGCCCGGAAAGCACATCATCTTTGCCATGACCGGCGTGACCAATGGCACGGTCCTGCGCGGGGTACGCTTTTTTGGCGAGGGCAAACGCACCTCATCGCTTCTGATGACAACCTGTCCGCATACGGTACGGCTGGTGGATACGGTCCACGTCGAGGGCGGCCCCGATACGGTCATCCGACTGTGA
- a CDS encoding ATP-binding protein, which produces MAFRSSPTWFVVVVSLGITLLGLLNLMDRAVQPPPADDGVRWRATPQGLMAESVRAGSSAERAGVIRGDVLRAVIVGTNPQDPPEPLAVTKEWHVQYYLDEYVHVGGNVIYLVERYNPLGLSLGLWQAELCHLEPQPSRFWFEVYAAFVGALYLLIGLVVFTKHEQVSQALHFFAICALSFIYLVWNTSGALTTFDTFILWADRVSLIVLCPTFLHFCATFPLRSAWLERRRRLIWLMYGPAVVLALFETLHLFLGRYSTWLLDLRPTLDELTLIHFAVAFAAALSVVTVTFFQTETPLLRQQMKWMVVGLTLGIVPWLAFYGAPVVAGVEPTPVMEALALGPTVFIPLSFGYAIVRYRLMDVDVIVRRSLTYALATFGVVMIFMLGVVKMADWIRETYPAVPPVTTTFLQVVVLSGGAMLYAPFKNWLQERIDRIFYGARYDTRLGLADFGRAMATTTALPELLSAIARKLSDAVSVTDLAIFLPDTATPPEDAARDTPHLRPVFASGLTCPAIPAHIEQHILQAGPRGYLVDEAGLAGGDLAYYFPCVARGRLVAVIALGKTVERTLLTSEDTELLRGLAPYMAVAIENSLFYERERARVEELARLKEFNENIIESINVGIVVIDCRGQLTTWNSTFEKLFALPPPPPEGWTMETLFDPDLLCMMHGVIGGNAGWQITDTRTIYRCRTQGRDGQSLVLNITLLPLQTRALTDGGALICFEDMTIRVRLEEQLREADKLSSIGLLAAGVAHEVNTPLAGISSYTQMLLAECSDQDPRRSILEKIRRQTLRASDIVNNLLNFSRTGNSTFAPVDLATILDDTIQLLETHLRGTAIQIHKDYGGTLPPVWGHASKLQQVFMNLMLNARDAMPHGGVLTITTAVQGNAVTIAVSDTGVGIPAEIIHRIYDPFFTTKEVGHGTGLGLAVSYGIVQEHGGHVFVESAPGQGTTFRVKLPVASTQVAPQGVPQVAPSPFVTAPEADSVAARVPAGVTSLPR; this is translated from the coding sequence ATGGCCTTCCGTTCCTCCCCAACCTGGTTTGTGGTTGTGGTCAGTTTGGGCATCACCCTGCTCGGACTCCTCAACCTCATGGACCGCGCCGTCCAACCCCCACCGGCTGACGATGGGGTACGGTGGCGCGCCACACCCCAGGGGCTGATGGCCGAAAGCGTCCGGGCCGGCAGCTCAGCCGAGCGCGCCGGCGTCATCCGGGGGGATGTGCTCCGGGCGGTCATCGTCGGGACGAACCCCCAGGACCCGCCGGAACCCCTGGCCGTCACCAAGGAATGGCATGTCCAGTATTACCTGGATGAATACGTTCATGTCGGCGGCAATGTCATCTACCTCGTCGAACGCTACAACCCCCTCGGCCTCAGCCTCGGTCTCTGGCAGGCCGAGCTGTGCCACCTCGAGCCGCAGCCCAGCCGCTTCTGGTTTGAGGTCTATGCCGCCTTTGTCGGCGCGCTGTACCTGCTCATCGGGCTGGTGGTCTTCACCAAGCACGAACAGGTATCCCAGGCGCTGCACTTTTTTGCCATTTGCGCCCTGTCGTTCATTTATCTCGTCTGGAACACCAGCGGGGCGTTGACGACTTTTGACACCTTCATTCTCTGGGCCGACCGGGTCTCCCTGATTGTCCTGTGCCCGACCTTCCTCCACTTCTGCGCCACCTTTCCCCTGCGCAGCGCCTGGCTGGAGCGTCGCCGGCGGCTGATCTGGCTGATGTATGGCCCGGCCGTCGTCCTGGCGCTGTTCGAGACGCTTCACCTGTTTCTGGGACGCTACAGTACCTGGCTGCTCGACCTGCGCCCGACACTTGACGAACTCACCCTCATCCACTTTGCCGTGGCCTTTGCCGCTGCCCTCAGCGTTGTCACGGTGACGTTCTTCCAGACGGAAACCCCGTTGCTCAGGCAGCAGATGAAGTGGATGGTGGTGGGGCTGACGCTGGGCATTGTCCCGTGGCTGGCTTTTTACGGGGCGCCGGTCGTGGCGGGCGTTGAGCCGACGCCGGTCATGGAGGCCCTGGCGCTGGGTCCGACCGTCTTCATCCCCCTGTCCTTTGGCTACGCCATCGTCCGCTACCGTCTCATGGACGTGGATGTCATCGTGCGGCGCAGCCTGACCTATGCGCTGGCGACCTTTGGCGTGGTCATGATTTTCATGCTCGGTGTGGTCAAGATGGCCGACTGGATACGGGAGACCTATCCGGCCGTTCCACCCGTGACCACAACCTTCCTGCAGGTGGTGGTGCTCTCCGGCGGCGCGATGCTCTATGCGCCTTTCAAAAACTGGCTTCAGGAACGCATTGACCGGATTTTTTACGGCGCCCGCTATGACACCCGCCTGGGGCTGGCGGACTTCGGGCGCGCCATGGCCACGACGACGGCCCTCCCCGAACTGCTTTCAGCCATTGCCCGGAAGCTTTCCGATGCCGTGTCCGTGACCGACCTGGCGATCTTTCTCCCGGACACCGCCACGCCACCGGAAGACGCCGCCAGGGACACGCCACACCTCCGGCCGGTCTTTGCCAGCGGGCTGACCTGTCCCGCCATACCGGCTCACATTGAACAGCATATCCTCCAGGCCGGCCCCCGTGGCTATCTCGTAGATGAAGCCGGGCTGGCCGGGGGCGATCTGGCCTATTACTTTCCGTGTGTGGCGCGGGGCCGGCTGGTGGCCGTCATTGCGCTGGGCAAGACCGTCGAGCGCACGCTTCTGACCTCGGAAGACACGGAACTGCTGCGCGGGCTGGCGCCCTACATGGCCGTGGCCATCGAAAACAGTCTCTTTTACGAGCGGGAGCGGGCACGGGTCGAAGAACTCGCCCGGCTCAAGGAATTCAACGAAAACATCATCGAGTCCATCAACGTCGGCATCGTCGTCATTGACTGCCGGGGGCAACTGACGACCTGGAACAGCACCTTTGAGAAACTGTTTGCCCTGCCGCCGCCGCCGCCGGAAGGATGGACGATGGAGACGCTGTTTGACCCGGACCTCCTGTGCATGATGCACGGGGTCATCGGCGGCAACGCGGGCTGGCAGATTACAGACACCCGTACGATTTACCGCTGCCGCACCCAGGGACGCGACGGCCAGTCCCTCGTGCTCAACATCACGCTCCTGCCGCTCCAGACCCGTGCCCTGACGGACGGTGGGGCCCTGATTTGTTTCGAGGACATGACGATTCGCGTCCGCCTCGAAGAACAACTCCGGGAAGCCGACAAGCTCTCTTCCATCGGACTGCTCGCCGCCGGGGTGGCCCACGAAGTCAACACCCCGCTGGCCGGCATCTCCAGCTACACCCAGATGCTGCTGGCCGAGTGCAGCGACCAGGACCCCCGCCGTTCCATTCTGGAGAAGATTCGCCGCCAGACGCTGCGGGCCTCCGACATCGTCAACAACCTGCTCAACTTTTCCCGGACAGGCAACTCCACCTTTGCCCCGGTGGACCTGGCCACCATCCTCGATGACACCATCCAGCTTCTGGAGACGCATTTGCGCGGCACCGCCATCCAAATCCACAAGGACTATGGCGGCACACTCCCTCCGGTCTGGGGACATGCCAGCAAGCTTCAGCAGGTCTTTATGAACCTGATGCTCAACGCACGCGATGCCATGCCCCATGGCGGGGTCTTGACCATCACGACCGCCGTGCAGGGCAATGCGGTGACGATTGCGGTTTCCGACACGGGTGTTGGCATCCCGGCTGAAATCATCCACCGTATCTACGACCCGTTTTTCACAACCAAGGAAGTCGGGCACGGCACGGGACTCGGCCTGGCCGTCAGCTATGGCATTGTGCAGGAACATGGCGGCCACGTCTTTGTGGAGAGTGCGCCCGGCCAGGGCACGACCTTCCGGGTCAAACTGCCGGTGGCTTCCACCCAGGTCGCGCCCCAGGGGGTGCCCCAGGTGGCGCCGTCCCCTTTTGTCACCGCGCCGGAAGCTGATAGTG
- a CDS encoding NAD(P)-dependent oxidoreductase, giving the protein MKQTWLVTGGTGYLGVPVAASLGATVAGRRQGLGLFTPALAEALAHHQVIVHLAAHVAKGPEAAADCFEVNSDGTRWLCTQLTEQHVLLLASTKDVYGAHADHYPAVPESCPTTLRGQNAYAWSKWLAEEYARFYASQRGFRLCVLRLSTMFAPPTPGNPGGLVSRFADAIRRGQPLTLRWQGRQVRDVLPVTELVRVLRACAALSDAHDTFNETFNIGGGPDYAYSLVELAQRIGRAWGRTPVLHLTDVEPAPDDQRRYVSDLSKARARLGWKPDFDMDAVLKWA; this is encoded by the coding sequence GTGAAGCAGACCTGGCTGGTGACAGGTGGGACAGGCTACCTGGGTGTTCCTGTGGCGGCGTCCCTGGGGGCGACCGTGGCCGGGCGGCGGCAGGGGCTGGGTTTGTTCACCCCAGCCTTGGCCGAGGCGCTGGCCCATCACCAGGTCATCGTCCACCTGGCCGCCCATGTGGCCAAGGGGCCCGAAGCCGCGGCGGACTGCTTCGAGGTCAACAGTGATGGCACGCGCTGGCTCTGCACCCAGCTTACCGAACAGCACGTCCTGCTGCTGGCCTCGACCAAGGATGTCTATGGCGCGCATGCCGACCACTACCCGGCCGTGCCGGAAAGCTGCCCGACGACCCTGCGTGGGCAGAACGCCTACGCCTGGTCAAAGTGGCTGGCCGAGGAATACGCCCGTTTTTATGCGTCCCAGCGCGGCTTCCGGCTCTGTGTGCTGCGGCTCTCCACGATGTTTGCACCGCCGACGCCGGGCAATCCCGGCGGACTGGTCAGTCGCTTTGCCGATGCCATCCGCCGTGGACAACCCCTGACGCTGCGCTGGCAGGGACGGCAGGTGCGGGATGTTCTGCCGGTGACAGAACTTGTGCGCGTGCTGCGCGCCTGTGCCGCTTTGTCTGATGCCCACGACACCTTCAATGAGACGTTCAACATCGGCGGCGGTCCCGACTACGCCTACTCACTGGTTGAACTGGCGCAGCGGATTGGCCGGGCATGGGGCAGGACTCCGGTTCTGCACCTGACCGATGTTGAGCCGGCGCCAGACGACCAGCGGCGCTATGTCAGCGATCTCTCAAAAGCCCGCGCCCGGTTGGGCTGGAAGCCGGACTTTGATATGGATGCGGTCTTGAAGTGGGCCTGA
- a CDS encoding carboxypeptidase-like regulatory domain-containing protein, whose product MRHLFRSFFAGWLCLALGVTLAPATERSEGCAVAGVVTDHRGSPIAHAIVSIFRDGDEKEVLVTASSDRSGRFALARLTPGVYRLLAAARGFQTLISEPTALAPGQTSQMRLTLRPAPDAGATGVNPVKYQNRRNRGIFNATASETPDAGRPGAPLWQGTALIGSTGYDSQVTAEVTPGVDVGAYLRRDWEGQSVTIGGALRYSTGQHRGRIRWQTDQVTADPVTAGPVMASSSAPVPGSPFFRHDLQAADTWQLTDRLQVLYGFDYLRVGRSQEDVWRPRLAAHWQPCMAVQVHTALTSDGQAFPAWVEPEQPLLTDDFPTPPARLALVDKRPAPARNLRVEAGVAWQMDARTMVKVYAYQDWLDGHPLALEGHVLSRLDGRTHGTAVIVTRHLRPRLAVTTGYAAGRTATRPEDEGAAASAWLPGTYHVLTVVAETVFPGSETQVQVGYRRAWGHPVHAIDPFTGRLPFTDAGLNLRIIQALPGWIFLPGRWEAVIEGRNLDERRNEVTGLGAAFGFPHRRTVRGGLRFRF is encoded by the coding sequence ATGCGACATCTGTTCCGTAGTTTCTTCGCCGGTTGGTTGTGCCTGGCCCTGGGTGTCACCCTGGCGCCGGCCACTGAGCGTTCCGAAGGGTGTGCGGTGGCAGGGGTGGTGACTGATCACCGGGGCAGCCCCATTGCCCATGCCATCGTTTCCATTTTCCGGGACGGAGATGAGAAGGAGGTCCTGGTGACGGCTTCCAGCGACCGCAGCGGCCGGTTCGCGCTGGCCCGGCTCACGCCCGGCGTCTATCGGCTGCTGGCGGCGGCGCGTGGCTTCCAGACGCTGATCAGTGAGCCCACGGCGTTGGCGCCGGGACAAACCTCCCAGATGCGCCTGACTCTGCGCCCGGCGCCGGATGCCGGGGCGACGGGGGTCAACCCGGTGAAGTATCAGAACCGGCGCAACCGTGGCATCTTCAACGCCACGGCTTCCGAAACGCCGGACGCCGGACGTCCGGGCGCCCCGCTCTGGCAGGGGACGGCGCTGATTGGCTCGACCGGGTACGACAGTCAGGTGACGGCTGAAGTCACACCGGGGGTGGATGTGGGCGCTTACCTGCGCCGCGACTGGGAAGGACAGTCCGTCACCATCGGGGGGGCGCTGCGCTACAGCACCGGACAGCACCGCGGACGTATCCGCTGGCAGACCGACCAGGTGACAGCCGACCCAGTGACAGCCGGCCCGGTGATGGCATCCTCGTCCGCGCCAGTGCCGGGCAGCCCGTTTTTCCGCCATGACCTTCAGGCGGCGGATACCTGGCAGCTCACCGACCGGCTCCAGGTGCTCTATGGCTTTGATTACCTCCGGGTGGGACGCAGCCAGGAAGATGTCTGGCGGCCGCGCCTGGCCGCTCACTGGCAACCCTGTATGGCCGTGCAGGTGCATACGGCGCTGACGTCTGATGGGCAAGCCTTCCCGGCCTGGGTGGAGCCGGAACAGCCGCTGCTGACCGACGACTTCCCCACACCGCCGGCGCGTCTGGCGCTGGTGGATAAGCGCCCGGCACCGGCGCGCAATCTCCGGGTCGAGGCGGGGGTTGCCTGGCAGATGGATGCCCGAACCATGGTCAAAGTCTATGCCTATCAGGACTGGCTGGACGGCCACCCCCTTGCCCTGGAGGGACATGTTCTGTCGCGTCTGGATGGCCGCACCCACGGAACAGCCGTCATCGTCACCCGCCACCTGCGTCCGCGTCTGGCGGTGACAACGGGCTATGCGGCCGGACGGACGGCAACGCGGCCGGAGGACGAGGGGGCTGCGGCGTCAGCCTGGCTGCCCGGCACCTACCACGTCCTTACCGTCGTGGCTGAAACCGTCTTCCCCGGCTCGGAAACGCAGGTTCAGGTGGGCTACCGCCGTGCGTGGGGCCATCCCGTGCACGCCATTGATCCCTTTACCGGCCGGCTGCCCTTCACCGATGCCGGGCTGAACCTCAGAATCATTCAGGCGTTGCCTGGCTGGATATTCCTGCCCGGGCGGTGGGAAGCCGTCATCGAGGGGCGCAACCTGGATGAACGGCGCAACGAAGTCACCGGACTGGGCGCGGCGTTTGGCTTTCCCCACCGGCGGACCGTGCGTGGCGGGCTCCGCTTCCGCTTCTGA